DNA from Comamonas serinivorans:
CATTCGCCCGTCACACGGGGCGGTGCCGGTCAAGGGGCTGGTGCCGCTGGCTCCATCGTTCGACACCGTGGGCTGGATCTGCCGCGACGCCGGCACGCTGCAGCGCGTGGGCGGGGTCTTGCTGTCCGCGCGGTCGGCCCAGCCGCTGCGGCGCGTGGTGATGGCGCCCAGCCTGATGGCGGTGGCCGATGCGCCGCTGGCCGAGCTGCTGGCCCAGGCGCTGGGCACCTGGGGCGGCGACCTGCCGCGCGTGGAGTCCCTGGCGTTTGACACCGCGCCGCTGGCCGGCTGGGTCAAGGCCTTCCAGACCCGCCAGGGCTGGGAGGCCTGGCGCGACCACGGCAGCTGGATCGCCCGCCATTGGGACAGCCTCAACCCCGATGTCCGGGCACGCTTCCAGACCGCCTCACGCTACACGCAGGCCGACCTCGCTGCCGCGGATGCCGTGTTGGCGCAGGCGCGCGCCACCATCGACGCCGCGCTGGGTGATGCGGTGCTGCTGCTGCCGTCCGCGTCGTCGTTCGCGCCCCTGCGCACAGAAGCCGCCCTGGGCGGCGCCGTGATCGAGGCGGCGCGGGCCAAGACCTTCCAGCTCACCTGCCTGGCGGGCATCTCGGGGCGCTGCGCCATCAGCATGCCCGTGGCCACGGGTGGCCAGCCGCCCGCCGGCCTGTGCATGGTCGGCCCGCGCGGGCGGGACCGCGACCTGCTGGCCCTGGCGCAGGCGGTGCAGGCTCGCGGGGTGGCTCAGGCCGGCTGACGTCCGGCCGCGTGGGCCCGGCGCGGGGCGGCCCTCATGCGCGGGGCATCGCGCACCTGGGCCATCCTTGCGGGTGCACTGCACGATGGCTCAACGAAAGGGTGGGAGCAGGGCATGGCGACTGGCTTGCCCCCATCGCGGGCGGCGCCTCTGCCATCACACAGCGGTGCCGAACGCCGCCCCCACGCCAGCGGTCACGCCCATGGCCAACGTGCCCCAGAACGCCACGCGCAGCGCGCTCTTGAACGGGGGCGTGCCGCCCACGGCGGCAGCGGCAGCGCCTAGCAGGGCCAAAAAGACAATCGCGGTGCCCACCACCCAATGCAGCAGCAGCTGCGCGGGTGCCAGCAGCACCACCAACAGCGGCAGGGCCGCGCCGAGCGCGAAGCTGGCGGCCGATGCCAGGGCGGCCTGTATGGGGCGCGCGCTCAGCGTCTCTGACAGGCCCAGCTCATCGCGCGCGTGCGACCCCAGTGCGTCGTGCGCCATCAATTGCGTGGCCACTTGAGCCGCGAGCTGGTGATCCAGGCCCCGCTGCATGTAGATGGCCGTC
Protein-coding regions in this window:
- a CDS encoding amidase: MIQAPGFRRFFLQSSAATAAASLLGACGVTAPSRPATAVDSTVWRTHGQPLLAGAAGGPLAGLRVAVKDLFAVQGQVVGGGNPAWLAQQTQLQAASAEAVQRLLDAGAVVQGMARTDEFAYSLAGTNGHYGTPPNPRAPTRISGGSTSGAASAVALGQADVGLGTDTGGSIRIPSSYQGLWGIRPSHGAVPVKGLVPLAPSFDTVGWICRDAGTLQRVGGVLLSARSAQPLRRVVMAPSLMAVADAPLAELLAQALGTWGGDLPRVESLAFDTAPLAGWVKAFQTRQGWEAWRDHGSWIARHWDSLNPDVRARFQTASRYTQADLAAADAVLAQARATIDAALGDAVLLLPSASSFAPLRTEAALGGAVIEAARAKTFQLTCLAGISGRCAISMPVATGGQPPAGLCMVGPRGRDRDLLALAQAVQARGVAQAG
- a CDS encoding VIT1/CCC1 transporter family protein, which produces MSRHRPHTEAHRTDRIGWLRAAVLGANDGIISTASLVAGVAAANAGHASIVTTAVAGLVAGAMSMAAGEFVSVHSQADTEHADLAREALELHHNPEAEHRELTAIYMQRGLDHQLAAQVATQLMAHDALGSHARDELGLSETLSARPIQAALASAASFALGAALPLLVVLLAPAQLLLHWVVGTAIVFLALLGAAAAAVGGTPPFKSALRVAFWGTLAMGVTAGVGAAFGTAV